One segment of Streptosporangium brasiliense DNA contains the following:
- a CDS encoding AfsR/SARP family transcriptional regulator codes for MPVEFRLLGDLEVHVDGRRVELGHHRQRCVLAVLLVEAGRRVSIDQLLERVWGHHPPRHGRDTLYSYLSRLRRMLAAVDGARIARQSGGYAISVDPMTVDMHRFQRWVGEAQGADDAHARHLLEQALTLWRGDALANLDTPWLNTLREGLVQQRHAAELDLTDAHLRSGRHAELVPALTVRAARHPLDERLAGQLMLALYRSGRPAEALQHYQRIRLHLVEELGADPGPPLQDLHRRILTADPTTTPPAFTPATLSGAPGIVPRQLPAPPARFTGRRAELGQLSRALDGSGRPGGTVVISAIGGIGGIGKTWLALRWAHENIDRFPDGQLFANLRGFDPIEQPLSPATAVRGFLEALGVGPMGMPTDLDAQVGLYRSLVAGRRMLIVLDNVRDADQAALLLPGSPTCTVVVTSRHQLAGMTAANGTRPVALDALDDAEAHQLLLHQLGAERLAAEPEAVAYLLACCAGLPLALAVLAARAVLSPQLPLAALAVELQDVTGRLEVWDTGDLRTNLRAVFTTSYLGLSARASEVFGLLGLAPGPDIGLGAIAALTGLPPARVRGPLRELEGMSLIHQHTPCRWRMHDLVRRYAAEQAREDQSETARQAALRRLVDFHLHTAYAAERLLAPHRAPIKLGAPAPGWWQGPPADHTAAWTWFTDEHACLLAVRHLAAEQNWHEAVWQLAWSLDTFHFRRGTIQDQFDDWLAGLEAARHLGDLEAQVLAHRILGHACARLGRHGLAMDHFQQALPLAQRTGDLAAQAQIHQGMAMSWAQREDLRQALEHTSQALHRFRALDDHVRTADALNDMGWYASRLGLHTEGLAHCEAALALFRRHQHRDGEANTLDSLGYIAHHTGQYGRALSYYNEALRLLQEIGNAFDEANTLEHLGDVHATVGDRQQARSAWRQALRLYQAQNRAEDADRVQRRSSAV; via the coding sequence GTGCCGGTGGAGTTCCGACTCCTGGGTGACCTGGAGGTTCACGTGGACGGCCGGCGCGTGGAACTCGGGCATCACCGCCAGCGGTGCGTACTGGCGGTACTGCTGGTCGAGGCCGGCAGGCGCGTGTCGATCGATCAGCTCCTGGAGCGGGTGTGGGGCCATCACCCGCCTCGGCATGGTCGCGACACGCTCTACAGCTACCTGTCCCGCCTGCGGCGGATGCTGGCGGCGGTCGACGGCGCGCGGATCGCACGGCAGAGCGGTGGTTATGCGATCAGCGTCGATCCCATGACGGTCGATATGCACAGGTTCCAGCGCTGGGTCGGAGAAGCCCAAGGCGCCGACGACGCCCACGCCCGACATCTGCTGGAGCAGGCGCTCACCCTGTGGCGCGGGGACGCCCTCGCCAACCTGGACACCCCTTGGCTGAACACGCTGCGCGAAGGGCTGGTCCAACAGCGGCATGCCGCCGAACTCGACCTCACCGACGCCCACCTCCGTTCGGGGCGGCATGCCGAATTGGTGCCCGCGTTGACGGTACGGGCGGCACGCCATCCGCTGGATGAGCGACTGGCCGGTCAGCTCATGCTCGCCCTGTACCGCAGCGGCCGGCCGGCCGAGGCCCTGCAGCACTACCAGCGAATCCGGCTGCACCTGGTCGAGGAACTCGGCGCCGACCCCGGCCCGCCACTGCAGGACTTGCACCGCCGCATCCTGACCGCCGACCCCACGACGACACCGCCTGCCTTCACACCGGCCACACTGTCCGGGGCGCCTGGCATCGTGCCGCGTCAGTTGCCGGCCCCGCCGGCCCGGTTCACCGGCCGAAGAGCCGAACTCGGGCAGCTCAGCAGAGCATTGGACGGATCCGGTCGGCCAGGGGGCACGGTGGTGATCTCCGCCATCGGCGGGATCGGGGGCATCGGGAAGACGTGGCTGGCCCTGCGCTGGGCGCACGAGAACATCGACCGCTTCCCTGACGGACAGTTGTTCGCCAATCTGCGGGGCTTCGATCCGATCGAGCAGCCGCTGTCCCCGGCCACCGCTGTGCGCGGCTTCCTGGAGGCACTCGGCGTCGGTCCCATGGGGATGCCGACAGACCTGGACGCGCAGGTGGGCCTTTACCGCAGTCTGGTGGCCGGGCGGCGGATGCTGATCGTGCTGGACAACGTCCGCGACGCCGACCAGGCCGCCCTCCTGTTACCCGGCAGCCCCACCTGTACGGTCGTGGTGACCAGTCGCCATCAGCTGGCCGGCATGACCGCGGCCAACGGCACCCGGCCGGTGGCTCTGGACGCACTCGACGACGCCGAGGCCCACCAGTTGCTCCTCCACCAACTCGGCGCCGAGCGGTTGGCGGCGGAACCGGAAGCCGTGGCCTACCTGCTGGCCTGTTGTGCGGGTCTACCGCTGGCTCTGGCCGTCCTCGCGGCCCGTGCCGTGCTCAGCCCGCAGTTGCCGCTGGCCGCACTCGCCGTCGAACTACAGGACGTCACCGGCCGGCTGGAGGTGTGGGACACCGGGGACCTGCGGACGAACCTGCGCGCCGTGTTCACCACCTCCTACCTCGGCCTTTCGGCGCGGGCCTCCGAGGTATTCGGACTGCTGGGCCTGGCGCCGGGCCCGGACATCGGCCTCGGCGCCATCGCCGCCCTGACCGGCCTGCCTCCCGCCCGAGTACGCGGACCGCTGCGAGAGCTGGAAGGGATGTCCCTGATCCATCAGCACACTCCGTGCCGGTGGCGCATGCACGACCTGGTCCGCCGCTACGCCGCCGAACAAGCCCGCGAGGATCAGTCCGAGACCGCTCGGCAGGCCGCGCTTCGGCGGTTGGTCGATTTCCACCTGCACACCGCCTACGCCGCCGAGCGGCTTCTCGCGCCGCATCGCGCACCGATCAAGCTCGGCGCCCCCGCTCCTGGATGGTGGCAGGGGCCGCCGGCCGACCACACCGCCGCCTGGACGTGGTTCACCGACGAACACGCCTGTCTGCTGGCCGTCCGACACCTCGCCGCGGAGCAGAACTGGCACGAAGCGGTGTGGCAGCTTGCCTGGAGCCTGGACACCTTCCACTTCCGGCGCGGAACCATACAGGACCAGTTCGACGACTGGCTGGCGGGACTGGAAGCCGCTCGCCATCTCGGCGATCTCGAGGCCCAGGTGCTGGCTCACCGGATCCTCGGCCACGCCTGCGCCCGGCTGGGCCGGCATGGCCTGGCCATGGATCACTTCCAGCAAGCGCTGCCCCTTGCCCAGCGCACCGGGGACCTCGCAGCCCAGGCCCAGATCCATCAAGGCATGGCGATGTCCTGGGCGCAGCGGGAGGATCTGCGGCAGGCTCTGGAGCACACCTCTCAGGCTCTACACCGCTTCCGGGCCCTCGACGACCATGTGCGGACAGCCGACGCGCTCAACGACATGGGCTGGTACGCGAGCAGGCTCGGACTGCACACCGAAGGTCTCGCCCACTGCGAAGCCGCCCTGGCTCTGTTCCGTCGTCATCAGCACCGCGACGGAGAAGCCAACACGCTCGACAGTCTGGGATACATCGCCCACCACACAGGTCAGTACGGCCGGGCCCTGAGCTACTACAACGAAGCTCTCAGGTTGCTCCAGGAGATCGGCAACGCCTTCGACGAAGCCAACACCCTGGAACACCTCGGAGACGTCCACGCCACGGTCGGTGACCGGCAACAGGCCCGTAGCGCGTGGCGTCAGGCGCTACGGCTCTACCAGGCCCAGAACCGTGCTGAGGACGCCGACCGCGTTCAGCGCCGGTCGTCGGCCGTATGA
- a CDS encoding MFS transporter, with product MRAIREAIAPLTVRDFRRYYFGHTASTFGDALTPLAIAFAVLHLTGSPADLGIVVLSTRIPIIALSLLGGALGDRFSRRNVMLVADLMRFLAQGATAALLLSGTARIWMIVVLQLIAGMGSALFNPASVGLVVSLVGKERVQEANSLLSMSRSITSMLALSVAGALVATIGPGWAILIDAATFLVSAVFLSRLPRALAVQRPAASTGLLAGIKGGLAEVTRRSWLLTSVIHVALTNLIVVAPFLVLGPYVADEHLGGAPAWSAIGIAYALGGLSGGFVAARWKPSRPVGATLAVFLLITPLPALLAVPATLWLLMAAAFLAGLELVIYNVLQTSTVQRHVPEHLIARASSVVTLGSLAAAPLGMGLAGPAAQVFGSGTVLAAGAVLATLITVTALFVPSVWQIQDGPGEDRQAEPVEPAQADADGATVASGA from the coding sequence GTGAGAGCGATCCGAGAGGCGATCGCCCCCCTGACCGTCAGGGACTTCCGCCGCTACTACTTCGGACATACCGCCTCGACGTTCGGGGACGCACTGACTCCCTTGGCGATCGCGTTCGCTGTCCTGCACCTCACCGGATCACCCGCCGACCTCGGCATTGTCGTCCTGAGCACCCGGATCCCCATTATCGCGCTGAGCCTCCTCGGCGGCGCCCTCGGCGACCGCTTCTCCCGGCGCAACGTCATGCTGGTCGCCGACCTGATGCGCTTCCTCGCGCAGGGAGCCACCGCGGCACTTCTTCTCAGCGGGACGGCCCGCATCTGGATGATCGTGGTCCTGCAACTCATCGCGGGCATGGGATCCGCTCTCTTCAACCCCGCCTCTGTCGGTCTGGTGGTCTCGCTCGTAGGCAAGGAGCGGGTGCAGGAAGCCAACTCGTTGTTGTCGATGTCGCGCAGCATCACCTCGATGCTGGCGCTCAGCGTGGCCGGAGCGCTGGTGGCAACCATAGGCCCTGGGTGGGCGATTCTGATCGATGCGGCCACATTCCTGGTGAGTGCGGTCTTTCTCTCTCGCCTTCCTCGCGCGCTGGCCGTGCAGCGACCGGCAGCGAGCACAGGGCTGCTGGCCGGCATCAAGGGAGGTCTGGCGGAAGTCACCAGGCGATCATGGCTGTTGACGTCGGTCATCCATGTGGCGTTGACCAACCTGATCGTGGTCGCGCCGTTCCTGGTACTCGGCCCGTATGTGGCAGACGAGCATCTCGGTGGGGCGCCGGCCTGGTCCGCCATCGGCATCGCGTACGCCCTTGGAGGGCTCAGCGGCGGCTTCGTCGCTGCTCGCTGGAAGCCTTCCCGTCCCGTGGGTGCGACTTTGGCCGTGTTTCTGCTGATAACGCCACTGCCGGCCCTCCTGGCTGTACCCGCCACCCTCTGGCTACTGATGGCGGCCGCTTTCCTGGCCGGCTTGGAGTTGGTGATCTACAATGTTCTGCAGACCTCCACCGTCCAGCGCCACGTCCCCGAGCACCTCATCGCCAGGGCCAGTTCCGTCGTCACGCTGGGCTCGCTCGCGGCGGCACCCCTGGGCATGGGCCTCGCCGGACCAGCGGCGCAGGTGTTCGGCAGTGGCACCGTCCTGGCGGCCGGCGCAGTCCTGGCCACTCTCATCACCGTAACCGCCCTGTTCGTTCCATCGGTGTGGCAGATCCAAGACGGCCCCGGGGAAGACAGACAAGCGGAGCCGGTCGAGCCCGCCCAGGCCGACGCGGACGGAGCGACGGTCGCATCCGGAGCGTAA
- a CDS encoding LysR family transcriptional regulator, translating into MSSPAANLDANLAVALDALLAEQSVTRAAARLNTSPAAMSRTLARLRRVLQDPLLVRAGQAMVPTPRAETLRDEAAAVVRRLEALLTPSGGIDPAALRRAFTVQASDLVGAALAPGLLGLARRRAPGVSLRVLAEEWEAGPALREGRIDLEIGAIDHVDPETRVEELVTLRMAAGVRARHPLAEGTLTPARLAAAEHVAVSRRGRFTGPLDAVLAEQGLSRRVSAVLPGHLAAMALAAVGDVVCLVPTALPGEPPSPLSDAAHALGLRLLEIPLPLPPLTIGMAWHPRHTADGAHQWLRGAVRRVLRPAREE; encoded by the coding sequence GTGAGCAGCCCAGCCGCGAACCTCGACGCCAACCTCGCCGTCGCCCTTGACGCCCTGCTGGCCGAGCAGAGCGTCACCCGTGCCGCCGCGCGGCTGAACACGTCACCCGCGGCGATGAGCCGCACCCTGGCCCGGCTGCGCCGGGTGCTCCAGGACCCGCTGCTGGTGCGGGCAGGACAGGCGATGGTGCCCACACCCCGCGCCGAGACGCTGCGGGACGAGGCCGCCGCGGTGGTGCGCCGGCTGGAGGCATTGCTCACCCCGAGCGGCGGGATCGACCCCGCCGCGCTGCGGCGCGCCTTCACCGTCCAGGCCTCGGACCTGGTCGGCGCGGCGCTGGCGCCGGGTCTGCTCGGGCTGGCCCGGCGCCGGGCGCCGGGCGTCTCGCTGCGGGTGCTGGCCGAGGAGTGGGAGGCGGGCCCCGCGCTGCGCGAGGGCCGGATCGATCTGGAGATCGGGGCCATCGACCACGTCGACCCGGAGACCCGGGTCGAAGAGCTGGTCACGCTGCGGATGGCGGCCGGCGTCAGGGCCAGGCACCCGCTCGCCGAAGGAACCCTGACGCCCGCCAGGCTGGCCGCGGCCGAGCATGTGGCGGTCAGCCGCCGGGGGCGCTTCACCGGCCCGCTGGACGCGGTCTTGGCCGAGCAAGGGCTCAGCCGGCGGGTCAGCGCCGTTCTGCCCGGACATCTGGCGGCGATGGCGCTGGCCGCAGTCGGCGACGTGGTCTGCCTGGTGCCGACCGCGCTGCCGGGCGAGCCCCCTTCACCACTCAGCGACGCGGCGCACGCGCTGGGACTACGCCTGCTGGAAATCCCGCTGCCGCTGCCACCACTGACGATCGGCATGGCCTGGCACCCGCGCCACACCGCCGACGGGGCCCATCAGTGGCTGCGTGGCGCCGTGCGCCGGGTACTCCGTCCGGCCCGGGAGGAATAG
- a CDS encoding NAD(P)H-binding protein, with amino-acid sequence MIVITAPTGNIGRRLLSLLVEAAPARGEELRVVVRDPARLPEAVRGRVEVIAGSHGDAATVERAFTGADAVFWLVPPDASTTPEEAFSGFTRPAARAFAAHGVGHVVGVSALGRGTPQAAQAGLVTASLAMDDLIAGSGVAYRALASPSFFENLLEEADSIRENGVFTDTVAADRPAPLVAVVDIAATAAGLLLDRSWTGVGSVPVLGPQDLSPNDLARIMTEELGRPVRYQRQPLDELRSTLLGYGLNEAFVEGVVDMKRAKDQGLDSGVDRSPQAGPATGFAQWCAQTLKPAVLATPEAVDAH; translated from the coding sequence ATGATTGTCATCACCGCCCCCACCGGGAACATCGGCCGGCGGCTGCTGTCTCTGCTGGTCGAGGCCGCGCCCGCACGCGGAGAGGAGTTGCGCGTCGTGGTCCGCGATCCCGCCCGGCTCCCCGAGGCCGTACGCGGACGGGTCGAGGTCATCGCCGGCTCGCACGGCGACGCCGCGACCGTCGAGCGCGCCTTCACCGGGGCCGACGCCGTTTTCTGGCTGGTGCCGCCGGACGCCTCGACCACACCCGAGGAGGCGTTCAGCGGCTTCACCCGCCCGGCCGCGCGGGCGTTCGCCGCCCACGGAGTCGGCCATGTCGTCGGCGTCTCGGCGCTCGGCCGCGGCACCCCGCAGGCCGCCCAGGCCGGGCTGGTCACCGCCTCCCTGGCCATGGACGACCTGATCGCCGGCTCCGGCGTCGCCTACCGCGCCCTGGCCAGCCCGTCCTTCTTCGAGAACCTACTGGAGGAGGCCGACTCGATCCGCGAGAACGGCGTCTTCACCGACACCGTCGCCGCGGACCGTCCGGCCCCGCTGGTGGCCGTCGTCGACATCGCCGCGACGGCGGCCGGGCTGCTGCTGGACCGCTCCTGGACCGGCGTCGGCAGTGTTCCGGTGCTCGGCCCGCAGGACCTGTCGCCCAACGACCTGGCCCGCATCATGACCGAGGAGCTGGGCCGTCCGGTCCGCTACCAGCGCCAGCCACTCGACGAACTGCGGTCCACCCTGCTCGGCTACGGCCTCAACGAGGCGTTCGTCGAGGGCGTCGTCGACATGAAGCGCGCCAAGGACCAGGGCCTGGACTCGGGCGTCGACCGCTCGCCACAGGCGGGCCCGGCCACCGGATTCGCGCAGTGGTGCGCGCAGACTCTCAAGCCCGCCGTCCTCGCCACACCGGAGGCAGTCGATGCCCACTGA
- a CDS encoding darcynin family protein, whose translation MPTDRTEPPVTAFMLVKTTPEWLAMTVAERVQAFTTQVVPVIQARTRGVRSRFYDTEFYSARVTDIWVWEADDHDAYRLLIDALRETPFWDRYFDVVDLLVGTENGYARTYDLEPVATLTT comes from the coding sequence ATGCCCACTGACCGGACCGAGCCACCGGTCACCGCGTTCATGCTGGTCAAGACCACGCCCGAGTGGCTCGCGATGACCGTGGCCGAACGCGTCCAGGCCTTCACCACCCAAGTCGTCCCGGTGATCCAGGCCCGCACCCGCGGCGTCCGCTCCCGCTTCTACGACACGGAGTTCTACTCGGCGCGGGTCACCGACATCTGGGTCTGGGAGGCGGACGACCACGACGCCTACCGGCTGCTGATCGACGCTCTGCGCGAAACCCCCTTCTGGGACCGCTACTTCGACGTCGTGGACCTGCTCGTGGGCACCGAGAACGGCTACGCCCGCACCTACGACCTGGAGCCGGTGGCCACCCTCACCACCTGA
- a CDS encoding FAD-dependent oxidoreductase, with amino-acid sequence MITDVVIAGGGPNGLMLACELSLAGVRPVVLERLIEPSEEPKANGLLGQVVKMLDHRGLHERLSGSPQPPQPNSGYFMFGAMGLDLSLLQDSPVYALPVPQRRIVQVLQERAVELGVEIRRGHEVVGLSQDDDAVTIDVASPGEAYQLRARYLIGADGAHSTTRKLSGITFPGITYDRMTVCSAHATVPVEWVDPATGALNVPGHGAVFPFLPHRTEHGGFSYAPLPGNPPLISTTEWDRPATDAPMSLEELRASIRRVLGVDVPLDPPDGAGPHVLRRLTGGNTRIAERFADGRVFLIGDAAHVYSATGGGPGLNLGLQDAVNLGWKLAAEIRGSAPPGLLDTYETERRSAAQRMVLNAQAQSALIAPGSDVTGLRKVFTELLRDQSTVQRLAGLLAGADVRYDMGEDEAHPLTGRFAPDMNLHTPTGPVRLAELTRNARPLLLDLTEEASLAETLALRHDQVDIVTARSHIPTPTALLLRPDGYVAWASASPRPNPAEIETLRAALQRWFGVIKPAHT; translated from the coding sequence GTGATCACAGATGTCGTCATCGCCGGCGGCGGCCCGAACGGGCTGATGCTGGCCTGCGAACTGAGCCTGGCAGGGGTCCGGCCAGTCGTGCTGGAACGGCTGATCGAGCCCAGCGAAGAACCGAAAGCGAACGGATTGCTCGGCCAAGTCGTGAAAATGCTCGACCACCGGGGACTGCACGAACGTCTCAGCGGTAGCCCACAACCTCCGCAGCCGAACTCCGGATACTTCATGTTCGGCGCGATGGGCCTGGACCTGAGCCTGCTGCAGGACAGTCCCGTCTATGCTCTGCCGGTGCCGCAGCGACGCATCGTGCAGGTCCTGCAGGAGCGCGCTGTCGAACTGGGCGTGGAGATCCGCCGGGGACACGAGGTCGTCGGCCTGTCGCAGGACGATGACGCGGTGACCATCGACGTCGCGAGTCCGGGCGAGGCCTACCAATTGCGGGCCCGGTATCTCATCGGTGCGGATGGAGCTCACAGCACCACGCGCAAGCTCTCCGGCATCACATTCCCCGGCATCACCTACGACCGGATGACCGTCTGCTCAGCGCATGCGACGGTCCCTGTGGAATGGGTTGATCCCGCGACCGGTGCACTGAACGTGCCCGGCCATGGCGCCGTTTTTCCGTTCCTGCCCCACCGCACCGAACACGGCGGGTTCTCCTACGCGCCGCTGCCTGGCAACCCACCGCTGATCAGTACCACCGAGTGGGACAGGCCCGCGACCGACGCTCCCATGAGCCTGGAGGAGCTGCGAGCGAGCATCCGCCGTGTGCTCGGCGTCGACGTGCCGCTCGATCCGCCCGACGGCGCGGGGCCGCACGTGCTGCGTCGGCTGACCGGCGGCAACACCCGAATCGCTGAACGGTTCGCCGACGGCCGGGTGTTCCTGATCGGTGACGCCGCGCACGTGTATTCCGCCACAGGAGGCGGTCCAGGGCTCAACCTCGGCCTGCAGGACGCGGTCAATCTCGGCTGGAAACTCGCCGCCGAGATTCGGGGAAGCGCCCCGCCCGGGCTGCTGGACACCTACGAGACAGAGCGGCGATCGGCCGCCCAGCGCATGGTGCTGAACGCGCAGGCGCAATCTGCCTTGATAGCCCCCGGCAGCGATGTGACCGGACTGCGCAAGGTGTTCACCGAACTGCTCCGCGACCAAAGCACCGTACAGCGCCTCGCCGGCCTTCTCGCCGGCGCCGACGTCCGCTACGACATGGGCGAAGACGAGGCGCACCCGCTGACCGGTCGGTTCGCCCCCGACATGAACCTCCATACCCCGACCGGACCGGTCCGGCTGGCCGAGCTGACCAGAAACGCACGCCCTCTGCTGCTCGACCTGACCGAAGAGGCATCGCTGGCAGAGACACTCGCCCTGCGGCACGACCAGGTCGATATCGTCACGGCGCGCTCCCACATCCCCACACCCACCGCCCTGCTCCTTCGACCGGACGGCTATGTGGCCTGGGCATCTGCATCGCCCCGACCCAATCCCGCGGAGATCGAAACACTCCGGGCAGCCTTGCAGCGGTGGTTCGGAGTCATCAAACCCGCCCACACCTAA
- a CDS encoding TetR/AcrR family transcriptional regulator — protein MTTRRTGLREQKKQATREALRAAALRLALERGPDNVRVDDIAEAAGVSPRTYNNYFSSREQAIVAAVTSEREARVAAAVADRPDGVGLADAVIEAIVDQYTASDAPGRDALLLITTRPALRDAFIDTTTAIEHPLTEAIAERLGDGDPHTARVLAASVAAAVRVALEQWLQTTASSSTASGLVVPSGSLPNLLHTTLAPLKPALDAAEQRALRHRHQ, from the coding sequence GTGACGACGAGACGGACGGGGCTGCGCGAGCAGAAGAAGCAGGCCACCCGAGAGGCATTGCGCGCGGCGGCCCTGCGGCTGGCCCTTGAGCGTGGACCGGACAACGTGCGCGTCGATGACATCGCCGAGGCCGCCGGCGTCTCACCGAGGACGTACAACAACTACTTCTCCAGCCGCGAACAGGCGATCGTCGCCGCCGTCACCAGCGAACGAGAGGCACGGGTCGCGGCGGCGGTGGCCGACCGGCCCGACGGCGTCGGCCTCGCCGACGCCGTCATCGAGGCCATCGTGGATCAGTACACCGCCTCGGACGCACCCGGCCGGGACGCGCTACTGCTGATCACCACCCGCCCCGCGCTGCGCGACGCATTCATTGACACCACCACCGCGATCGAACATCCCCTCACCGAGGCCATCGCCGAGCGTCTCGGCGATGGCGACCCGCATACCGCACGGGTGCTCGCGGCGAGCGTGGCCGCCGCAGTCCGCGTGGCGCTCGAGCAGTGGCTGCAGACGACTGCCTCGTCCTCCACGGCCAGCGGGCTCGTCGTGCCGTCCGGCTCGCTACCGAACCTCCTGCACACCACGCTCGCACCCCTCAAACCCGCACTCGACGCCGCAGAGCAACGAGCACTCCGCCACCGGCATCAGTGA
- a CDS encoding FAD-dependent oxidoreductase, whose amino-acid sequence MEEFRAIVLEGRQAIRALGSDGAVLFEKADNGMGGRPEAQRADLRRMLLDALPEGTVRWGRKVTGARSLGSGRHEVIFADGGSVTTSLLVGADGAWSRVRPLLSEAVPEYVGTSFVETYLFDADTRHPAVAKAVGGGSMFAHASGKAITAHREHGDTLHAYVELTRPLEWFDGIDFSDPPAAATRVAAEFDGWAPELTALISDTDTPPVLRPHYALPDGHRWDRTPGMTLVGDAAHLLAPNGEGASLAMYDGAELGKALAAHLDEYEQAMFTRMSQADDETAMHLKEMFGDTAYESLLTLIPEHQQDH is encoded by the coding sequence ATGGAGGAGTTCCGCGCCATCGTTCTGGAGGGCCGCCAGGCGATACGCGCTCTGGGGTCGGACGGCGCCGTCCTGTTCGAGAAAGCCGACAACGGTATGGGCGGCCGTCCGGAGGCGCAGCGCGCGGACCTGCGGCGGATGCTGCTGGACGCGCTCCCGGAGGGCACCGTCCGGTGGGGCCGCAAGGTCACCGGCGCCCGGAGCCTCGGCAGCGGCCGCCACGAGGTGATCTTCGCCGACGGCGGCAGCGTCACCACGAGTCTGTTGGTCGGCGCGGACGGCGCCTGGTCGCGGGTCCGCCCGCTGCTGTCGGAGGCGGTGCCCGAGTACGTCGGCACGTCATTCGTCGAGACCTACCTGTTCGACGCCGACACGCGGCACCCGGCCGTCGCGAAGGCGGTCGGCGGCGGTTCGATGTTCGCCCATGCGTCGGGGAAGGCGATCACTGCTCACCGCGAACACGGCGACACCTTGCACGCCTATGTGGAGCTCACCAGGCCGCTGGAGTGGTTCGACGGCATCGACTTCTCCGATCCGCCCGCGGCCGCCACCCGCGTCGCGGCGGAGTTCGACGGCTGGGCGCCCGAGCTCACCGCGCTGATCAGCGACACCGACACCCCGCCGGTCCTGCGTCCGCACTACGCCCTGCCCGACGGGCACCGGTGGGACCGGACACCCGGGATGACCCTGGTCGGCGACGCCGCCCACCTGCTGGCCCCCAACGGCGAGGGGGCCAGCCTGGCCATGTACGACGGCGCCGAACTCGGCAAGGCCCTCGCCGCCCACCTCGACGAATACGAGCAGGCCATGTTCACCCGCATGAGCCAGGCTGACGACGAGACGGCCATGCACCTCAAGGAGATGTTCGGCGACACAGCTTACGAAAGCCTCCTCACTCTGATCCCCGAACACCAGCAGGACCACTGA
- a CDS encoding TetR/AcrR family transcriptional regulator: protein MATRARRTQRRRQVLSREQIIDTAIELLDAGGAGGLTVRALTERLATGSGAIYYHVGTRDELLDTATETVIAAALATEPARAPATPENEIRVVALGLFDAIAEHQWLATRLAVQLTRNPWGPVTVGIFEKIGRQVRALGVPQAVWFVAASTLVHYILGAVSQTRIDGYTSGVETDEDREKFLEAASMAWQELDPADYPFMHAISGQMREHDDREQFLAGIALILDGITNLR, encoded by the coding sequence ATGGCAACGCGAGCGCGCCGGACACAGCGGCGCAGACAGGTGCTCTCCCGCGAGCAGATCATCGATACCGCCATCGAGCTGCTCGACGCGGGCGGCGCAGGCGGGCTGACCGTCCGGGCGCTGACCGAGCGCCTGGCCACCGGGTCCGGGGCGATCTACTACCACGTGGGCACTCGGGACGAGCTGCTGGACACCGCGACTGAAACCGTCATCGCCGCCGCCCTGGCCACCGAGCCCGCCCGGGCTCCGGCCACGCCCGAGAACGAGATCCGCGTCGTCGCCCTGGGCCTGTTCGACGCAATCGCCGAACACCAGTGGCTCGCCACGCGGCTGGCCGTCCAGCTCACCCGAAACCCGTGGGGTCCGGTGACCGTAGGGATCTTCGAGAAGATCGGCCGGCAGGTGCGCGCCTTGGGCGTGCCGCAAGCCGTCTGGTTCGTCGCGGCCTCAACGCTCGTGCACTACATCCTCGGCGCCGTCAGCCAGACCCGCATCGACGGGTACACCTCAGGCGTCGAGACCGACGAGGATCGCGAGAAGTTCCTGGAGGCAGCGTCGATGGCGTGGCAGGAACTCGACCCCGCCGACTACCCGTTCATGCACGCCATCAGCGGCCAGATGCGCGAGCACGATGATCGCGAGCAGTTCCTCGCCGGCATCGCCCTCATCCTCGACGGCATTACCAACCTCCGCTGA